The Chthoniobacterales bacterium genome includes a window with the following:
- a CDS encoding AMP-binding protein gives MVIRPNESAFLRARELLQRHRDDYAKAYREFAWPSLDRFNWALDYFDAIARGNSTTALHVVEDDGTSLTRTFAEMSERSTRVADFLSRQGVRRGDRILIMLGNVPELWETVLAAMKLGAVFSPATTLLTGEDLQDRIDRGGIRHVIAAEGAEKFDEVKGDYTRIAVGPPRRGWIPYRTEGERDFVPEGETRGNDPLLLYFTSGTTAKPKMVLHTHVSYPVGHLSTMYWIGLREGDVHWNISSPGWAKHAWSSFFAPWNAGATIFVFNYARFDAKRVLDMLVAHRVTTLCAPPTVWRMLILEDLRAWRPALREIVSAGEPLNPEVIERVREAWGITIRDGYGQTESTAMFGNAPGQMVKLGSMGKPLPGYRVALLDPDGNQSEDGEIGVELDPPPVGLMAGYLDTQMPVAEAGGHRYYRTSDVASRDADGYYWYVGRADDVFKSADYRISPFELESALIEHEAIAETAVVPSPHALRLAVPKAFIMLKPGYAPTAETARSIFSFCRERLAPYLRIRRLEFSELPKTISGKIRRVQLRAAEHRAGRVKASTEFWEEDV, from the coding sequence GTGGTGATTCGCCCAAACGAATCCGCCTTTCTTCGGGCCCGCGAGCTCCTGCAGCGGCACCGCGACGACTACGCCAAGGCCTACCGCGAGTTCGCCTGGCCATCGCTCGACCGGTTTAACTGGGCGCTCGACTATTTCGACGCGATCGCGCGCGGCAATTCGACCACCGCGCTCCACGTCGTCGAGGATGATGGGACCTCCCTGACGCGCACCTTTGCGGAAATGAGCGAACGCTCGACCCGCGTGGCCGACTTCCTCAGCCGGCAGGGCGTCCGTCGCGGAGACCGGATCCTGATCATGCTCGGGAACGTTCCCGAGCTCTGGGAAACTGTTCTCGCCGCGATGAAGCTCGGCGCCGTCTTCAGTCCGGCCACGACGCTGCTGACCGGGGAGGACCTTCAGGACCGGATCGATCGCGGCGGCATCCGGCACGTGATCGCCGCCGAGGGCGCCGAGAAGTTCGATGAGGTGAAGGGTGACTACACGCGCATCGCCGTGGGCCCGCCGCGTCGAGGATGGATTCCGTACCGCACTGAGGGGGAACGCGATTTCGTGCCCGAGGGGGAGACGCGTGGCAACGATCCGCTCCTCCTCTACTTCACCTCCGGGACCACGGCGAAGCCGAAGATGGTGCTCCACACGCACGTCAGCTATCCGGTCGGCCATCTCTCCACCATGTACTGGATCGGGCTGCGGGAAGGTGACGTGCACTGGAACATCAGCTCGCCCGGCTGGGCGAAACACGCCTGGAGCAGCTTCTTCGCGCCTTGGAATGCGGGCGCCACGATCTTCGTGTTCAACTACGCCCGCTTCGACGCGAAGCGCGTCCTCGACATGCTCGTCGCGCACCGCGTGACCACACTCTGCGCGCCGCCGACCGTATGGCGGATGCTCATCCTGGAGGATCTTCGGGCGTGGCGTCCCGCGCTTCGCGAGATCGTGAGCGCCGGCGAGCCGCTGAATCCCGAGGTCATCGAACGCGTGCGGGAGGCCTGGGGTATCACGATTCGTGACGGCTACGGACAAACGGAGTCGACGGCGATGTTTGGCAATGCTCCGGGGCAAATGGTCAAGCTGGGGTCGATGGGTAAACCGCTCCCGGGCTACCGCGTAGCCCTCCTCGATCCCGATGGCAACCAAAGCGAAGACGGCGAGATCGGCGTGGAGCTCGATCCGCCGCCCGTCGGGCTGATGGCCGGATATCTCGACACGCAAATGCCGGTGGCGGAGGCCGGTGGCCACCGCTATTACCGCACTTCAGACGTCGCCTCGCGCGACGCCGACGGCTACTACTGGTACGTCGGTCGTGCGGACGATGTGTTCAAGAGCGCGGACTACCGCATCAGTCCGTTCGAGCTGGAGAGCGCGCTCATCGAGCACGAGGCGATCGCCGAGACCGCGGTCGTGCCGAGTCCCCACGCGCTTCGGCTCGCCGTGCCGAAAGCGTTCATCATGCTGAAACCCGGCTACGCGCCGACCGCGGAGACAGCGCGCTCGATCTTCAGTTTCTGTCGCGAACGCCTCGCGCCCTACCTGCGCATTCGCCGCCTCGAGTTCTCCGAGCTGCCAAAGACAATCTCCGGAAAGATTCGCCGCGTGCAGCTCCGCGCGGCCGAACATCGCGCCGGGCGGGTGAAGGCATCAACCGAATTCTGGGAAGAGGACGTTTAG